Within the Candidatus Rokuibacteriota bacterium genome, the region CCGGCATGCAGTGGTTCAGCGCCGTGCCCTTCGGCCTGAACGCCCAGGGGTCGTACGCCTGGTACCACGCCGGCGGCGGCGCCGCCATCATGGAGGAGATGTACAAGGCCTTCGACCTGGTCCCGCGGCTCGCGGGCTCGACGGGGGTCCAGATGGGCGGATGGTTCCGGAAGCGGATCGACAGCCTCGCGGACTACAAGGGGCTCAAGATGCGGATCCCCGGGCTCGGCGGCAAGGTGATCGCCAAGGCCGGGGCCACGGTGACGCTCATCGCGCCGGGGGACGTCTACACCTCGCTCGAGCGCGGCACCATCGATGCGACCGAGCTGGTCGCGCCGCACGACGATCTCCGCCAGGGCTATCAGCGCGTCGCCCGCTACTACTACTACCCGGCCTGGCACGAGACCGGCACCACCGTCGAGATGACCTTCCACCGGAAGGCCTACGAGGCGCTCCCGGTGGATCTCCAGCGCATCGTGGACGCCGCGGTCGGGATGACGAACACGACGATGCTGGCCGAGTACGAGATCAAGAACGCGCTGGGCTTGCAGCGGCTGCGCACGGAGTTCAGGGACAAGGTCGAGGTACTGCGCTTCCCGCCCGAGGTCATGAAGGAGCTGAAGCGACTCGCAGGCGAGGTCAACCGGGAGGAGTCCGAGCGCACCCCCATGGGGAAGAAGGTATTCGCCTCGTACACGAAGTCCCAGGCCCTGATCCAGGACTGGGGCCGGATCTCGGAGGCAGCCTACCACTCGCTCGTGGTCGGATAGCTGACGACTGCGTGACGCCGGCTCGGCGCGGCGAGCCGGGCGAATCGGGGTGGGCGGCCTGCGGGCTACGCGGGCGCGGCGCCCCGGATCTCGCCGTCGTGCTCGCCGAGGGCGGGCGGGGCGCGGCGGAGGGCCGGGCGCTCGCCGTCGAACATGATGGGCAGCCCCATCAGCTCGAGGTCCGGCACGCCGGGCACGGGCTGGACCATGCCGGTGGCGCGGGTCTGCTCATGGGCCAGCACCTCGGGCAAGGTGTGGATGGGGGCGCAGGGGATGCCGGCCTCCTCGAGGCGGTCGATCCACTCGCCCTTGCTGCGCGTGAGCAGGATCGTCTCGATCTCGCGGAGCAGCAGGTCCCTGTGGGCGAAGCGGTCGGCGTTGGTCTGGAAGCGCGGGTCGTGAGCCCATTCCGGGCGGCCCAGCACCTGCGCCAGCTTGGCGAAGAGCCGGTCGTTGCCGGCGGCCACGATGAGCGGGCCGGTCCGCGTCTCGAAGCCCTGGAAGGGCACGAGGCGGTTGCTCCCCGTGCGGTGGCGCTGCGGCACCTCGCCCGAGACGCGGTAGGAGGCGAAGTGTCCCGTGAGCCAGGCCAGCCCCGTCTCGAGGAGGGAGGTGTCGACGACGCAGCCGCGCCCGGTGCGCTGGCGCTGCGCGAGCGCTGCCAGCGTGCCGATGGCGGCCCACATCCCGGTGCCGAAGTCGAGCACCGAGGTGCCCATGCGCGTGGGGGGACCGCCCTCGTCCCCGTTCATCATCATGAGGCCGGAGAAGGCCTGCACCATGGGCTCGTAGCCGGGGCGGAGCCGCATGGGCCCCGCGATGCCGAAGGCCCGGAGCGAGCAGTAGACGAGCCGCGGGTTGCGCGCCTGCAGGGCCTCGGCCCCGAGCCCGAGGGCCTCCACGACGCCGGGGCGGAGGTTCTGGATGAGGACGTCGGCGCGCGCGGCGTAGTCGACGAGCCAGGCGACCTCCTGCGGGTCCTTCAGGTCCACGGTGATCCCGCGCTTGTTGGCGTTCATGGCCAGGTAGGCGGGGGAGACGCCACGCCAGAAGGGCGGGCCCCAGCCACGGGCGTCGTCGCCCCCCTCGGGCCGCTCCACCTTCACGACCTCGGCGCCCATGTGGCCGAGGATCTCGGCGGCGAAGGGGCCGGCCAGGTTCTGGGCGATCTCGACGACGCGGATACCCTCGAGCGGCAGCGGCATCAGAACCCCTCGGCGGTGGGGGTGAAGCGGCACTCGCCCGCCTCGCTCACGATGAAACCCGGGCGCGGGAAATGCGCCGCCAGCACGAGGACGCCCGAGTCGGCGTGCTGCTCGATGAAGGCGCGGCGCGTCGCGGTGGCGCGACCGGGCTCGTAGCAGAACTTGCTGCTCCACTGGGGTTCGGCGACCTGCACGGTGCGGTGCATGAGGTCGCCCGAGAAGACGGCCGTGCCCGCGCTCGTGGTGAGACGCACCGCGACGTGGCCGGGGGTGTGGCCGGGGGCGGACTCGAAGGCGAGCCACGGGTCCACGACATGCGTGCTGTCCACGAGGACGGCTTGGCCCGCCTCCACGACGGGCGCCACGCTGTCGGCGATGCAGCCGGAGGCTTCCCGCCCACTCTGGCTCTCCCACTTCCAGAATTCCCACTCCGGCCCCACGAACACGTACCTGGCTCGCGGGAAGGTCGGCACCCAGCGGCCATCCACGAGGCGCGTGTTCCAGCCGACGTGGTCCACGTGCAGATGAGTGCAGAGGACGATGTCCACCTGGTCGGGCGTGACCCCGACGGCGCGGAGGTCGTCGAGGTAGCCGCCCTGGCGCAGGTGCCAGGCCGGCGCGGCGGCGCGAGCCTTGTCGTTGCCCACGCCGGTGTCGATGAGCACCGTGTGGCGCGGCGTGCGGACCACGTAGGTCTGGATGCGCGAGCCGAGGTCGTTCACGGCCGGGTCGAAGAAGTGCGGCCGGAGCCAGGCGTCGTGTCGCGCGATGGCCTCGGGTGTCGAGCCGGGGAGCATGTCCAGCGTCCGGTTGAAGGAGCGGTCGATCTCCACGACGCGGGCGACGCTGACCTCACCGAGCGTGATCGGGGTCATTGGGAGTTCCCCGCCGGGGCTACCGCCTCGTCAAGTAGGGCCAGAGGAGATCGGGGCCGCGGGAGGCGGCCTCGCGCCCGAGCCGCTCGGCCCAGTGGCTCTCGCCGCCGAACTCGGCGCGCCAGGACCAGAGCCGGCGCGTGACGAAGTGCAGGCTGTGCTCGTAGGTGAAGCCGATGGCCCCGTGAAGCTGATGCGCGATGCCGGCGCCGAGCCCCGCGGCCTCGCCCACGCGCGACTTGGCGACGGCGATCTCGAAGGCGGCCTCTCCTGCTTCCGCGGCCTGCTCGGCGGCGCGGAAGGCCTGGGCTGCCGCCGTGGCCGCGGCGGCGGTCTGCTCCCCCAGGATGGCGCACTGCCACTGGATGGCCTGGAAGGAGCCGATGGGCTTGCCGAACTGCTTCCGCTCGCCGGCGTACTGGACCGTCTGCGCCAGGAGGTACTCCAGGCCCCCCGCCATCTGCGCCGCGCGCGCCAGAGCGCCATAGAGCCAGAGGACGTCGCCGGGGATACGCGCGGGGGCCGGCGCGGCGGCCAGCACGGGCGCGCCGTCGAAGACGAGGGTGTCCCGCGGCTCGAGCGCGAGGTTGACGTCCGTCGTCACCTGCGCCTGCCCCGCGGCCACGAGCGCGATCATCGCCGGCTCGCCGCCGGCCCGCCCGTCGGGCGTGGTGACCACCACGAGATGGCCGGCGCCGCCGCCCCACGGCACGCGCCCCGCGCTGCCGCCGAGCCGCCAGCCGCCGCCCGCGCGCTCGAGGCGCAGGAGATCGCCGCGCCGCACCGGCGCCACGGCCAGCGGCCCGAGCGGCACCTCGAGCCCGGCCTCGGCGAGGAGCCAGCTGGCGATCATGGTCTCGGCGAGCGGGACGGGCGCGGCGAAGCGGCCGGCCGCGGTCAGGAGCACATGGGCATCGCCCCAGCTACCGCCGGCGCCGCCCCGCGCCTCGGGGACCAGCGGCAGCGTGAGCCCGCTCTCCTCGAGCGCCTGCCAGAGGGCGGCAGGCCACTGGCCCTTCTCGGCCGACTCCAGCACGTCCTTGGTGACGCGGTCCGTCAGGATGCGAGTCACTGCCTCCGCGAGGATCGTCCGCGCCTCACTCATGGCGGCTACCGGAGCCCGAGGCCGCGGGCGATGATGCCGCGCAGGATCTCGCGCGTGCCGCCGCGGAGGGAGAAGGACGGGGCCTTCTGCACGAGGTAGGCGAGCACCTGCTGGAGGTCGCTCCCTTCCGCCGTGGGCTCGCAGCCCAGGAGCGCGTGGACCACCTCGGGGATCTCCTGCTCGAAGTTGGTGCCGAGGTCCTTCACCAGCGCGGCCTCGAGGTTCGGGTTCTCCCCGCGCTCGAGCATGCCCGCGACCGCCAGCGACATCTGCCGGAGCGTGGCCAGGTGGGCCACGAGCCGGCCGAGGGTCACGGCCATCCGCTCGCCCGGATCCTTGGAGGCCTCGCGGATCAGTTCCCCCAGCAGCGCGACACAGGAGAGGTAGCGCTCGGGACCGCTGCGCTCGAAGGCCAGTTCGGCCCCCACCTGCTTCCAGCCGGCGCCCTCCTCGCCCACGCGCATGTCCTCGGGGACGAAGACGTCCTCGAAGACCACCTCGTTGAAGTGATGCGAGCCCGCCAGGTCGATGATGGGCCGGATGGTGATACCCGGCGACCGCGGGTCCACCAGGAACTGGGAGAGCCCCTCGTGCTTCTTCTCGGGCACCACGCGCGTCCGGAACAGCGCGATCATGTAGTCGGCGCGATGGGCATTGCTGGTCCAGCCCTTGGTGCCGTTGACGCGGTAGCCGCCGGTGACCCGCTCGGCGCGGGTGCGGATCGAGGCCAGGTCGGAGCCCGAGTCGGGCTCGCTCATGCCGATGGCGAAGCCGAGATCGCCGCGCGCGATGCCGGGGAGGAAGCGCTCCCGCTGGGCCTCCGTCCCGAAGCGCAGGAGCAGCGGGCCGCTCTGCCGGTCGGCGACCCAGTGGGCGCCAACCGGGGCCCCGGCTGCCAGCATCTCCTCCAGCACCACGTAGCGCTCGAGCGCGCTTCGCTCATGGCCGCCGTAGCGGCGGGGCCAGGTCATGCCGATCCAGCCGCGTGCCCCCATCTTGCGGCTGAACTCGCGGTCCACGCCGCTCCAGGAGCGCGCCCGCCTGACCGGCGGGGCGTCGCCGAGGGTGTCCCGGAGGAAGGCCCGGACCTCGGCGCGCAACGCCTCGGCGGCCGGCGGCAGCGTGCAGAGATCGAAGCGGAAGGCCGCCACGGCGGCCGTCATCGAAAGAGCGAACGGGCGATGACCATGCGGTGCACCTCCGAGGGGCCCTCGCCGATGCGGCGGACCCGGGCCTCCCTGTACCAGCGTTCCAGCGGGAACTCCTTGGACACGCCATAGCCGCCGTGGACCTGCACCGCCGCGTCCACGACGCGGGCCAGGACCTCGCTCGAGTAGAGCTTGGCGATGGAGGCCTCCACCCGCGCGTCCTCGCCACGGTCTGCCTTCCAGGCCCCCTCCCAGATGAGCCAGCGCGCCGCGCGCAGCTCCACCTCGGCATCCGCCAGCATCCACTGGACCGACTGGCGCTGGCTGAGCGGCATGCCGAAGGTCGAGCGCTGCTTGGCATGGGCGACGGCCAGGCGGTGGGCGGCCACCGCCACGCCGAGATTGCAGGCGGAGTAGGGGAAGCGGAGCCGCGTCAGGAGATCGAGGCAGAGGTCCAGGCCGTGTCCCTCCTCGCCGAGGAGGTTCTCGGCGGGGACCCGGCAGTCCTCCAGCGCCACCTCGCACGGGATGGCGACGGTGCGGATCGTGCGGATGCGCCGGGCCGTGAAGCCCGGCGTGCCCTTCTCGAGGATGAAGCAGGAGATGCCGGCGCGGCCCTTGCTGGCGTCGGTGCGGACGAAGACCACGCCCCACTCG harbors:
- a CDS encoding ABC transporter substrate-binding protein, translated to GMQWFSAVPFGLNAQGSYAWYHAGGGAAIMEEMYKAFDLVPRLAGSTGVQMGGWFRKRIDSLADYKGLKMRIPGLGGKVIAKAGATVTLIAPGDVYTSLERGTIDATELVAPHDDLRQGYQRVARYYYYPAWHETGTTVEMTFHRKAYEALPVDLQRIVDAAVGMTNTTMLAEYEIKNALGLQRLRTEFRDKVEVLRFPPEVMKELKRLAGEVNREESERTPMGKKVFASYTKSQALIQDWGRISEAAYHSLVVG
- a CDS encoding acyl-CoA/acyl-ACP dehydrogenase, which codes for MSEARTILAEAVTRILTDRVTKDVLESAEKGQWPAALWQALEESGLTLPLVPEARGGAGGSWGDAHVLLTAAGRFAAPVPLAETMIASWLLAEAGLEVPLGPLAVAPVRRGDLLRLERAGGGWRLGGSAGRVPWGGGAGHLVVVTTPDGRAGGEPAMIALVAAGQAQVTTDVNLALEPRDTLVFDGAPVLAAAPAPARIPGDVLWLYGALARAAQMAGGLEYLLAQTVQYAGERKQFGKPIGSFQAIQWQCAILGEQTAAAATAAAQAFRAAEQAAEAGEAAFEIAVAKSRVGEAAGLGAGIAHQLHGAIGFTYEHSLHFVTRRLWSWRAEFGGESHWAERLGREAASRGPDLLWPYLTRR
- a CDS encoding acyl-CoA dehydrogenase family protein; this encodes MSTFPGYTVPPELAALRDQVRRFIREEILPIEQRIDPDAPEIPVEDYRRLSAKTKAAGLWCLAAPEEWGGGGLDTFSMSVLLEEMAQHRMGLYNPGCGVFGRNVPPVIWGGTRAQIEKYAAPVLREGHHTFFAITEPSGGSDPAGAIQARGVRKGDHWVLNGTKIFISHADEAEWGVVFVRTDASKGRAGISCFILEKGTPGFTARRIRTIRTVAIPCEVALEDCRVPAENLLGEEGHGLDLCLDLLTRLRFPYSACNLGVAVAAHRLAVAHAKQRSTFGMPLSQRQSVQWMLADAEVELRAARWLIWEGAWKADRGEDARVEASIAKLYSSEVLARVVDAAVQVHGGYGVSKEFPLERWYREARVRRIGEGPSEVHRMVIARSLFR
- a CDS encoding acyl-CoA dehydrogenase family protein, which gives rise to MTAAVAAFRFDLCTLPPAAEALRAEVRAFLRDTLGDAPPVRRARSWSGVDREFSRKMGARGWIGMTWPRRYGGHERSALERYVVLEEMLAAGAPVGAHWVADRQSGPLLLRFGTEAQRERFLPGIARGDLGFAIGMSEPDSGSDLASIRTRAERVTGGYRVNGTKGWTSNAHRADYMIALFRTRVVPEKKHEGLSQFLVDPRSPGITIRPIIDLAGSHHFNEVVFEDVFVPEDMRVGEEGAGWKQVGAELAFERSGPERYLSCVALLGELIREASKDPGERMAVTLGRLVAHLATLRQMSLAVAGMLERGENPNLEAALVKDLGTNFEQEIPEVVHALLGCEPTAEGSDLQQVLAYLVQKAPSFSLRGGTREILRGIIARGLGLR
- a CDS encoding CoA transferase — encoded protein: MPLPLEGIRVVEIAQNLAGPFAAEILGHMGAEVVKVERPEGGDDARGWGPPFWRGVSPAYLAMNANKRGITVDLKDPQEVAWLVDYAARADVLIQNLRPGVVEALGLGAEALQARNPRLVYCSLRAFGIAGPMRLRPGYEPMVQAFSGLMMMNGDEGGPPTRMGTSVLDFGTGMWAAIGTLAALAQRQRTGRGCVVDTSLLETGLAWLTGHFASYRVSGEVPQRHRTGSNRLVPFQGFETRTGPLIVAAGNDRLFAKLAQVLGRPEWAHDPRFQTNADRFAHRDLLLREIETILLTRSKGEWIDRLEEAGIPCAPIHTLPEVLAHEQTRATGMVQPVPGVPDLELMGLPIMFDGERPALRRAPPALGEHDGEIRGAAPA
- a CDS encoding MBL fold metallo-hydrolase yields the protein MTPITLGEVSVARVVEIDRSFNRTLDMLPGSTPEAIARHDAWLRPHFFDPAVNDLGSRIQTYVVRTPRHTVLIDTGVGNDKARAAAPAWHLRQGGYLDDLRAVGVTPDQVDIVLCTHLHVDHVGWNTRLVDGRWVPTFPRARYVFVGPEWEFWKWESQSGREASGCIADSVAPVVEAGQAVLVDSTHVVDPWLAFESAPGHTPGHVAVRLTTSAGTAVFSGDLMHRTVQVAEPQWSSKFCYEPGRATATRRAFIEQHADSGVLVLAAHFPRPGFIVSEAGECRFTPTAEGF